The Molothrus ater isolate BHLD 08-10-18 breed brown headed cowbird chromosome 18, BPBGC_Mater_1.1, whole genome shotgun sequence genome window below encodes:
- the KCTD10 gene encoding BTB/POZ domain-containing adapter for CUL3-mediated RhoA degradation protein 3 isoform X1 produces MEEMSGESVVSSAVPAAATRTTSFKGSSPSSKYVKLNVGGALYYTTMQTLTKQDTMLKAMFSGRMEVLTDSEGWILIDRCGKHFGTILNYLRDGAVPLPESRREIEELLAEAKYYLVQGLVDECQAALQNKDTYEPFCKVPVITSSKEEQKLIATSNKPAVKLLYNRSNNKYSYTSNSDDNMLKNIELFDKLSLRFNGRVLFIKDVIGDEICCWSFYGQGRKIAEVCCTSIVYATEKKQTKVEFPEARIYEETLNILLYESQDGRGPDNALLEATGGAAGRSHHLEEDEERERIERVRRIHIKRPDDRAHLHQ; encoded by the exons GAAGAGATGTCGGGAGAGAGCGTGGTGAGCTCAGCAGTGCCGGCGGCCGCGACGCGCACGACGTCCTTcaaggggagcagccccagctccaagTACGTGAAGCTGAACGTGGGGGGGGCCCTGTACTACACCACCATGCAGACCCTGACCAAGCAGGACACCATGCTCAAGGCCATGTTCAGCGGGCGCATGGAGGTGCTCACGGACAGTGAAG gctggatCCTGATCGACCGCTGTGGGAAGCACTTTGGGACAATCCTGAACTACCTGCGGGACGGGGCCGTGCCGCTCCCGGAGAGCCGCCGGGAGAtcgaggagctgctggctgaggcCAAGTACTACCTGGTGCAGGGGCTGGTGGATGAatgccaggcagccctgcag AACAAGGACACCTACGAGCCCTTCTGCAAGGTCCCGGTGATCACCTCCTCCAAGGAGGAGCAGAAGCTGATTGCAACCTCCAACAAG CCAGCAGTGAAGCTGCTCTATAACAGAAGCAACAACAAATATTCCTACACCAG CAACTCTGATGACAACATGCTGAAGAACATTGAGCTCTTTGACAAGCTGTCCCTGAGGTTCAACGGGAGGGTGCTCTTCATCAAGGATGTCATTGGGGACGAGATCTGCTGCTGGTCCTTCTACGGGCAGGGCCGCAAGATCGCCGAGGTCTGCTGCACCTCCATCGTTTATGCCACCGAGAAGAAGCAGACCAAG gtgGAGTTCCCAGAAGCCCGAATTTACGAGGAGACCCTGAACATTCTCCTGTACGAATCCCAGGACGGGAGGGGGCCGGACAATGCCCTCCTGGAAGCCAcgggaggggctgcagggcgcTCCCACCACCtggaggaggacgaggagcGGGAGCGCATCGAGCGCGTGCGGAGGATCCACATCAAGCGCCCCGACGACAGGGCCCACCTGCACCAGTGA
- the KCTD10 gene encoding BTB/POZ domain-containing adapter for CUL3-mediated RhoA degradation protein 3 isoform X2 has translation MSGESVVSSAVPAAATRTTSFKGSSPSSKYVKLNVGGALYYTTMQTLTKQDTMLKAMFSGRMEVLTDSEGWILIDRCGKHFGTILNYLRDGAVPLPESRREIEELLAEAKYYLVQGLVDECQAALQNKDTYEPFCKVPVITSSKEEQKLIATSNKPAVKLLYNRSNNKYSYTSNSDDNMLKNIELFDKLSLRFNGRVLFIKDVIGDEICCWSFYGQGRKIAEVCCTSIVYATEKKQTKVEFPEARIYEETLNILLYESQDGRGPDNALLEATGGAAGRSHHLEEDEERERIERVRRIHIKRPDDRAHLHQ, from the exons ATGTCGGGAGAGAGCGTGGTGAGCTCAGCAGTGCCGGCGGCCGCGACGCGCACGACGTCCTTcaaggggagcagccccagctccaagTACGTGAAGCTGAACGTGGGGGGGGCCCTGTACTACACCACCATGCAGACCCTGACCAAGCAGGACACCATGCTCAAGGCCATGTTCAGCGGGCGCATGGAGGTGCTCACGGACAGTGAAG gctggatCCTGATCGACCGCTGTGGGAAGCACTTTGGGACAATCCTGAACTACCTGCGGGACGGGGCCGTGCCGCTCCCGGAGAGCCGCCGGGAGAtcgaggagctgctggctgaggcCAAGTACTACCTGGTGCAGGGGCTGGTGGATGAatgccaggcagccctgcag AACAAGGACACCTACGAGCCCTTCTGCAAGGTCCCGGTGATCACCTCCTCCAAGGAGGAGCAGAAGCTGATTGCAACCTCCAACAAG CCAGCAGTGAAGCTGCTCTATAACAGAAGCAACAACAAATATTCCTACACCAG CAACTCTGATGACAACATGCTGAAGAACATTGAGCTCTTTGACAAGCTGTCCCTGAGGTTCAACGGGAGGGTGCTCTTCATCAAGGATGTCATTGGGGACGAGATCTGCTGCTGGTCCTTCTACGGGCAGGGCCGCAAGATCGCCGAGGTCTGCTGCACCTCCATCGTTTATGCCACCGAGAAGAAGCAGACCAAG gtgGAGTTCCCAGAAGCCCGAATTTACGAGGAGACCCTGAACATTCTCCTGTACGAATCCCAGGACGGGAGGGGGCCGGACAATGCCCTCCTGGAAGCCAcgggaggggctgcagggcgcTCCCACCACCtggaggaggacgaggagcGGGAGCGCATCGAGCGCGTGCGGAGGATCCACATCAAGCGCCCCGACGACAGGGCCCACCTGCACCAGTGA